Below is a window of Thermonema lapsum DNA.
ACTCACGAAATCGCCAATGATGACTCGGAAAGCTTGCTCGTTCCATTCTTCTTTTTGCAAGAAAGGCAAGAGCTGCTCATAACGGATGCCTTCGAATTCTTTGCCTTTCCATTGCCCGGCTATTTCATAAGGGATGAGCTTGTCGCCCGGCTTGTAGTCGCTCAAAGCCAAGCCTTCGGCTTTCTTGGAGAAGTAGGCAGGCAAACGGTCTTTAGCCAATATTACCGACACTGGGCGGTGAGTATAAGGGTTGAACGTGCGCACTTTCACGTAGTCGATGTTTTCGCCCACTGCCAGTGCCATATTAGAAGGCAAGGTCCAGGGGGTAGTGGTCCATGCCAAAAAGAATACTTCTTCATCTTGCTTATCGAAAAGAAAAGCTGACAGCTCGCTGCGCTTCACCTTGAACTGAGCGACCACAGAAGTATCGCTCACTTCTTTATAGGTACCGGGATAATTCAGCTCGTGCGAACTAAGCCCTGTTCCGGCAGCCGGCGAATAAGGTTGAATGGTATATCCCTTGTATAGCAGCCCTTTCTTATAGAGCTCTTTAAGCAAAAACCAAAGGGTTTCTATGTATTGGTTGTCGTAAGTAACGTAGGGATTGTTCAAATCGACCCAATAGCCCATTTCTTCGGTGAGGCGATTCCACAAGTCAGTATATTGCATCACCGTTTCGCGACAATGACGGTTGTATTCGGCTATGGATATCTTTTTGCCAATATCTTCTTTTTTGATGCCCAGCTCTTTTTCAACTTGCAACTCCACAGGCAAGCCGTGAGTATCCCAGCCCGCTTTGCGTTTTACCTGATAACCTTTCAGGGTTTTGTAACGACAAAAGATGTCTTTGATGGTGCGCGCCATCACGTGATGAATGCCCGGCTTGCCGTTGGCTGAAGGAGGACCTTCATAGAAGACAAACGAAGGCTTGCCTTCTCTTTGGTTTACCGATTTTTCGAAAGTAGCATGCGATTTCCAAAAAGAAAGTATTTCGCGGTTGATATGGGCTAAATCAAGCCCTTTATACTCTGGGTATGGCATAACTGTAATGCTTTTTTATGTGAACAGATGAAGACAATGAATCGATGGAAAAGGAAGGCGTTGGTTCTGTATAAATCGCCTTGGGTCGTGAGCAGCTTGCCAAAAAACATTACTCTTCCCCCCCAGGGGGGATAATAGCCAAAAGAATGGGCAGTGTGTGTGTGCTCACAAACATCTTAATCATGCATAAAATCAAAGGCTTTGCAAAAAAACTAAATTTCGGGCAGTTGCGCAAATGAAAAGACAAGCACCTTTCCAGAAAGCGCCTTACAAAGGCAGGCATGTCATGCCCTCTATCTTTTGATTGAATGCTGAAAGAAAAACAAACTTTTTCAATCTTTGTTTAGTTTTAAAAAAACTAAAAATATTTCTATTTTTACACCAAAAGCACAAAAACCATGACCGTTATAACCACCGAAAAAGAGGGGCTGCTTAAAGAAATAGCCGAGAGCGTACGCGACTTTGCCGAGCATCGTATCCGTCCTTATATCATGGAATGGGACGAGAGCCAAACCTTCCCCGTAGAGCTTTTCCGCGAACTGGGCGAGCTGGGCTTAATGGGCATCATAGTACCTGAAACATACGGCGGCGCTGGCTTGGGCTATGATGCCTATGTAACTGCTATCATAGAGCTTGCCAAAGTGGACCCTTCCATCGCCTTATCGGTAGCAGCGCACAACTCGCTCTGCACCAACCACATATTGCAGTTTGGCACCGAAGAGCAAAAACGCAAATACCTGCCCAAGCTGGCTTCGGGCGAATGGATAGGTGCTTGGGGCTTGACCGAGCCCAACACCGGCTCCGATGCTGGCAACATGCGCACTACCGCCGTTGCCGATGGCGATTTTTATGTTATCAACGGAAGCAAAAACTTCATCACCCACGGCATCAGCGGACAAGTAGCCGTAGTGATGACCCGCACTGGTGCCCCCAATACTTCGGGCAATGCTACCGCTTTTATTGTAGAGCGGGGTACACCCGGTTTTATGGCAGGCAAAAAAGAAAACAAACTGGGCATGCGGGCTTCTGAGACTGCCGAGCTTATCTTTGATAATTGCCGGGTGCCCAAAGAGAACATACTCGGACAGGTAGGCGACGGTTTCCGTCAGGCACTGGCTATTCTCGATGGGGGACGCATATCCATTGCTGCCCTGTCGGTAGGCATTGCCGAAGGGGCTTACGAAGCCGCTTTGAAGTATGCCAAAGAGCGCGAACAATTCGGGCAACCCATCGCCAAGTTTCAAGCCATTGCGTTTAAGCTGGCAGATATGGCAACCGAAATAGAAGCAGCCAAATTGCTGACTTATCAGGCTGCCTCACTCAAAGACCGCAAGTTGCCTGTTACCAAACAGTCTGCCATGGCGAAGTACTATGCTTCG
It encodes the following:
- a CDS encoding acyl-CoA dehydrogenase — encoded protein: MTVITTEKEGLLKEIAESVRDFAEHRIRPYIMEWDESQTFPVELFRELGELGLMGIIVPETYGGAGLGYDAYVTAIIELAKVDPSIALSVAAHNSLCTNHILQFGTEEQKRKYLPKLASGEWIGAWGLTEPNTGSDAGNMRTTAVADGDFYVINGSKNFITHGISGQVAVVMTRTGAPNTSGNATAFIVERGTPGFMAGKKENKLGMRASETAELIFDNCRVPKENILGQVGDGFRQALAILDGGRISIAALSVGIAEGAYEAALKYAKEREQFGQPIAKFQAIAFKLADMATEIEAAKLLTYQAASLKDRKLPVTKQSAMAKYYASEVAVRVANEAVQIFGGYGYVKDFPVEKFYRDAKLCTIGEGTSEIQKLVISRQIIGRL